From Spiroplasma endosymbiont of Amphimallon solstitiale:
TACAGATAGTTTACTTTCTAAGCGAATTGAACAATTAATTAAAGTAATTAGCGCTGATGTTTATGAAAAAGAAACTGTTTTTAAACTTGCTATTTTGGCGTTATTATCAGGAGAATCAATATTTTTATTAGGATTACCAGGAATTGCTAAATCATTAATTTCACGACGAATTAAATATGCGCTCCATGAAGGGCGAAATTTTGAATATTTAATGAATCGTTTTTCTACTCCAGAAGAAATTTTTGGACCAATCTCAATCAAAGATTTATTAAAAGGTAACTATGTAAGAATTATTGATCAATATTTGCCTGCTGTTGATATTGCTTTTTTGGATGAAATTTGAAAAGCAGGCCCTTCAATTCAAAATACATTACTAACTATTATTAATGAAAAAATCTTTCGTAATGGTGGTGTTGATATCAAAGTACCATTAAAACTATTAATTTCAGCTTCCAATGAGTTACCAGAAAGTGGTAAAGGTTTAGAAGCTTTATTTGATCGTTTTATTATTAGAATGATAGTTTATGGTTTAACTAATGAAGAAAATTTTAATGATATGTTAGAAAGTATTACTAGTTTAGAAGTAAAAGTTCCACTTGAATTACAAATTAAAACTTCTGAATATGAAAAGTGATTAAAAGAATTGGAAACTACTGTTACTTTAAGCAAAGAAACATTAAATTTTATTTCTCGTTTTCGTAAAATTTTAACAGAAGCAACTAATGGTAAAGCTTACATTTCTGATCGAAGATGAAAAAAAATTGCTAAATTAATAAAAGCTTCAGCTTATTATAATGGTAGAACAACTACTGATAAGCCTGATTTATTGATTATTCCTTACTGTATTTGAGATAATGAAGATCAAGAAAAAGAATATACAAAACTTTTCAATGAAGCATATTGTGAAGATTTAACTTACACATTGAAACAAAATCAGATTGAACTGGAAAGTGAGTTGGAAACATTAAGTAATAATGCCGAAAACATTAAAGATAGTCAAAATCAACCATCTATTTACTCCAATCCATTTTCTGAACAAATTAAAGGCATATATTATCGTTTATTATGACATAGTGATGAATTTCCAATTTGTTTTATTAGTAGAAAGGATTTTCAGTTATTATTACGACGTAATAAAAAGAGTCATAATATTCAATTATTTTATGGTAAAAGTTTAAGTAAAATGGAAGGTAATCAGAAGTTTGAGTTGCAATTAAAGAATTCTAGTGAGTTAATAAATATTACAAATAATTCTATAATTCAAGTTGAATTAACTAATACTGATAGTAAATCACAATTTGGAAATATTAATAGTCAAATGAAAGATTTAAAGCAACAAATTAATGAATTAAAAGTACATTTTGAACAAGAATATCATAGTTTAAGTAAAACCGATTCTATATTTTTTGATGAACAATTTAAATCACTATTAGAAATGGCATTTTTTGATAAAATTTCACAAATACCCGAAGCAGAAACCGAAACGACTCTTTCATCAGAATCACTAACTGAAGATTCACCAATAACTATTCCAAATGTTAATGATACTAATAATAATAATTCTGATATTAATTAAGATAGGTGATTATTATGGAACAATTAATTGAATCCCATGTTTCACAAATTTTAGAAACTAAATTGAAAAAAATGTCTTTATCAGAAACAAATTTAAGTAGCTTTGCTTGATTTAAAAAAAATTTTGCTTGATTAGCTTCAGAATTTGATCAACAAATTAGTCATTTTTATTTAAATGAAGTTTTAGAAAAAAGTAAAAATATTGTTATTAGTCCCATCATTAAAGGAGAATTACGATTATATTTCTGAGTTATGATTAATGGTATTGATAGATTAAAAAATAATTGACAAGAAATTTACACTAGGGCAAAAATTCTTGATTCACCAATGATTAATTATTTTCATTATTTTCAGGAAAAATTTAAGGATCGTAAACTTAATAGTAAATTAACTTTTGATAATTTTACAAGACATTGAGAAAGTTTAATTGTTCAAAGAATTGTAAATTATAAATTATTTGAAACTATGCAAATGCGTCAAAAGTATTTAACAATGTGAAGTAATAATATTAAAATTATTAATGAAGTAAGACATATTGTTGGTTTTGCTTGAAATTTTTTTGGACGATTTTGAGAAGGAGATTTAAATGATTTTAAAAAAATTAATTTAAATATTATTATACAATATGGTGAAATTTTAAATAAGAATCCAGCTATTATTGAAATTGCTAGACTACTTGGTCGTTGAAAAGGAATTTCAGGTTTAACAGAAAAGCAGGTTCATCAAAAAGTACAAATTGAATATGAATTAAAGCCATTAGGAAAATGACCTGAAGAAATAGTAGGAATTACCGAGGGTAAAGATTTAGAACATTTATTACCATTAGAATTAGTTAATCTTGCTATTCCAGAGTTAAATGCTATTTTTTATAAAAAATTTGTTGAAGAAAAGTTAGCAATTACAGAGTTTGAATCAATGGATTTAGTTGCTACTGAACATCTTGTTGAAGAAGTTGTAGAAGTACCAATTCCCGAAAGTGAAGGCCCTTTTATCTTATGCATTGATACATCTAAATCGATGAGTCATAGTCCAGAAATTATTGCAAAATCAATTGTGCTTGCTATTAGTAAAATTGCTTTACAAGAAAAAAGACCATGCTATATGATCAATTTTTCTGGTAAATTTGAAACTTATGATTTATCTAATTTAGTTTCATCAATTCCCAATCTAATTCATTTTTTAGGTCATAGTTTTAAAGGACATACTAATATTAATCCAGCTATTAGTCATGCTTTAACAATTATGCAATCTAAAACATATCATAATGCAGACTTATTGGTAGTTTCTGATTTTTTATCTGCTAATATTACTAAAAATAATATTAATTTAATGTTGCAACTAAAAGCAAAAGCTAATCGCTTTCATGCTATTAATATTGCTTCTTCAACATTACCTAATAATTTTAAAAAATATTTTACTAATTATTGACATTATGATCCTCGCGATCCATTTGCTGCGCGAAAAATTGCATTAAATTTAGCTAAAACTAAAAATAAATCTTAATCTTAATTTTGATAGTTATTTTTTTGCTTTAATAATGATAAAATATTATTAGAGTGAAAAAGTAAACTGATAATGAGAGATGGATAATATGAAAAAAAATAATTTAATTTTAAGCAAAACATTAGTTATTATTAGTGTTTTAACAGTAACAATTAGTTTATCAATTTTTCCATTATTTAATTGGGGTGTTCCATTAAAAAACAATATTGCTATTATTATTACTTTAATCGTTAATAAAGAACCAATTACTAGTAGTTTTTATAAACAATTAATGACTAGTGATAGTATAGTTTCTTTATATACTTTTGGAACATTATTGATTTTTAATTTAACTTATTTAATACCATTAATTTTTATTAAAAAACCTTTTTCAAGATCAGTTTTTGCTATACACATGTTATTAATAACCTTAGTATTGATACTTTTTGTATTAGTACTTTTTAATTACTTTAATATTAGAAATTTTCAAACTATTCCTTTTAAAGATTTATGAACAATTCCTTGATCAGGTATTGGTTTAAGTTTACTTACTATTTTTTGATATGGCTTAAAAAATTTATGAGTTAATCCTCCACAATTATCAAAAAAAACTAATGATTATAGTAAAAACAAAAAAGAAGAAATTAAAAGTGATGATTTACCATCATATGAAGATTTACATTTACAATTAAAAATGTTAAAAAAACAATTAAAAGAAGTTAGAAATATTAAAGCTAAGAAATAATAAAAGTTATTTTAGACTTTTAATTAGATCATTAGCAAACTTTGTTTTTTGATATTTGTTGTTGGTTGATTACTAGAGTTAGGTGAATTTATTTCATTTTTACTTGAGTTTAAAATTCATGATTGCAAATATTCTTTCACTTCTAGATTCACTTTATTTATTGATTCTCAAAAATTATCTATACATTCAATTTTAGCACCATTTTCTATTAGAAACTTAACTCCCTCAATATTATTATTATCAGCAATTAGGATTAAGGCAGTTTTACCATTTTGATTTGTATGATTAATATCAGCGTTATTTTCTACTAAAAATTTAATAACATCTAAGTGATTATTTTGAGCAGCTCGTGTTAAAGCACTTTCTTTATTATAATTAATTATATGATTAACATCGGCATCGTTTTCAACTAAAAATTTAACTATATTTAAATATCCTTTTTTGGCGGCTTTTGTTAAAGCGCTATTACCACTACCAATTGATATATTTTTTTGAAAAGAATTTTCTTTTAATTATGTAGAAAAGTATGGATGACCAAAAATTATTCATCAATTTACACTTAAAATATTATTTTTAATTAAAAA
This genomic window contains:
- a CDS encoding AAA family ATPase, giving the protein MSTDSLLSKRIEQLIKVISADVYEKETVFKLAILALLSGESIFLLGLPGIAKSLISRRIKYALHEGRNFEYLMNRFSTPEEIFGPISIKDLLKGNYVRIIDQYLPAVDIAFLDEIWKAGPSIQNTLLTIINEKIFRNGGVDIKVPLKLLISASNELPESGKGLEALFDRFIIRMIVYGLTNEENFNDMLESITSLEVKVPLELQIKTSEYEKWLKELETTVTLSKETLNFISRFRKILTEATNGKAYISDRRWKKIAKLIKASAYYNGRTTTDKPDLLIIPYCIWDNEDQEKEYTKLFNEAYCEDLTYTLKQNQIELESELETLSNNAENIKDSQNQPSIYSNPFSEQIKGIYYRLLWHSDEFPICFISRKDFQLLLRRNKKSHNIQLFYGKSLSKMEGNQKFELQLKNSSELINITNNSIIQVELTNTDSKSQFGNINSQMKDLKQQINELKVHFEQEYHSLSKTDSIFFDEQFKSLLEMAFFDKISQIPEAETETTLSSESLTEDSPITIPNVNDTNNNNSDIN
- a CDS encoding VWA domain-containing protein; protein product: MEQLIESHVSQILETKLKKMSLSETNLSSFAWFKKNFAWLASEFDQQISHFYLNEVLEKSKNIVISPIIKGELRLYFWVMINGIDRLKNNWQEIYTRAKILDSPMINYFHYFQEKFKDRKLNSKLTFDNFTRHWESLIVQRIVNYKLFETMQMRQKYLTMWSNNIKIINEVRHIVGFAWNFFGRFWEGDLNDFKKINLNIIIQYGEILNKNPAIIEIARLLGRWKGISGLTEKQVHQKVQIEYELKPLGKWPEEIVGITEGKDLEHLLPLELVNLAIPELNAIFYKKFVEEKLAITEFESMDLVATEHLVEEVVEVPIPESEGPFILCIDTSKSMSHSPEIIAKSIVLAISKIALQEKRPCYMINFSGKFETYDLSNLVSSIPNLIHFLGHSFKGHTNINPAISHALTIMQSKTYHNADLLVVSDFLSANITKNNINLMLQLKAKANRFHAINIASSTLPNNFKKYFTNYWHYDPRDPFAARKIALNLAKTKNKS
- a CDS encoding ankyrin repeat domain-containing protein: MKENSFQKNISIGSGNSALTKAAKKGYLNIVKFLVENDADVNHIINYNKESALTRAAQNNHLDVIKFLVENNADINHTNQNGKTALILIADNNNIEGVKFLIENGAKIECIDNFWESINKVNLEVKEYLQSWILNSSKNEINSPNSSNQPTTNIKKQSLLMI